In Pseudomonadota bacterium, the sequence AGGCGAGCAGCACCCTCGGACAGGTGGTCATGACGTCCCATAGCATGGAGATGCAGCTGTCACCACCGGCCCGGCTGAGGTCCGGAAACAACGGGGACATCGGAGTCCAGGGAACCACCTGGACCCACCGGTGTGGGCTATCGATTCTGGACTGGAGCAGTTTTTCGGCTTCTTCGAAGAGAGCCCGACCGTCGGTCGGCAGATACGCTTCAACTAGGGGACGGGATGGATCGAGTTTCCACACCGCTCCAGCGTCGCCTCTCCTCCCGGAGTGCAGTGCAGCAAAACCTCTTCATCCCATGGCGCGGCAGTGTCGTCTGGGGATACGGTTCCCGCCACGTGGTACACCCCATCGAGCCAGATCATTGACCCGTTCGGCATGAAGGAATGGCCATCAGACCAACCGCGTCCGAGGTCGCAGAACCTCTTTCCCTTTGCCGGTTTTCCGCTCTTGGAGTTCAACTCGATAACCCCGAGTCCTTCCGGTAGTCCCCTCGCAAGGCCTCCGAACAGCACGCCGATGTTCGCACCGTTCCACGCGACACGCGGCTCGACCTGTTGCGCCGAGCCTTTGAGTCGCCATTTGGAAATGATTCGACCGTTGTTGTTCACGACCGCGCCGACGACCGATCTCCCTTCCTCCCACGCGATGGAGAAGGCCGAGTCACCGGCTTCGATGCTCGGCGGTCCGGCGTCGGCGGCGAGCTTGCCCGGCAGCGTCACCAGCGTCGTCGCCCTCCACGTCGCGGGGTTCACGAGTAGAAGGCGTCGCGTCTTCCCGGCATTGAGCGCAAGAGCGAGCCTCTCGGCGTTTGCGGCGACACCGACGAGCACGGCCCCCCTCAACCCCTTCGCGATCCTCTTAGAAATTTCGACGAACTGCTCATTCCCGACGGCAAAAGCCACGTGAATCGCATCGTCGGCGCCAATCTCAAAGCGGGCCACGCTGCCACCGATGGCGACCACCGCGTTTGGTGCGGTGGAGAGTACGTTTATCGCATCGCTGCGGGTGCCGGGCGCAGCGAGTGCCTCGTGGAACCCCCGCCATCCTTTTAAGGCGGGTATCGTCGCGCACGTTCCGTCGATGGGAGGAAGTTCAACCGACTTCGGCGGTTCCATACCGTTTTTCTGCGCCTCGCCGGTCAGGAACGCACCCGCGATCTCGGGCGGAAGCAGATCCTCTCCCCCGCCAGCGGTCACCCCAGACGAAAACAAGATCGCCGAAATCCCGGAACTCACGAGCAGCCCCCACACGAGTCCCATCGGGAAGAGGTTGCCGAGCGACCAGGCGCTCATCTGCGCCACCCACGAGGGAGGCTTCGGAAGAAGGCGTCCGACGAGCGCGCTCGCGAACCACAGCACCAGCATCGCCAAGAGGATGATCCCCCCGGAGGGAATCTTACTCGCCGCCCAGCCGATACCGACGACCGCGACGTACAGGATCGCCGCTAGCCACATCACGCTTCGAAAGCTCTTCACCTCGATCCAGATTCTGGACCGTGTCGGTGGTTGCGGTGGGATGAGACCGTCTTTCTGTGCGGCCGCGCTGTCCTCGCCGACGAATTCGCTGCCATCATAGTAGTATTTTGCCCCGCAATACGCGCAGGTCGAGATGCCGCCGTCGGGGCCGGTATCGACAAGCCCCCCACAGTTTGCGCATCTGAGATCCATCGCGGTGAACTCGGTCATGGCTACGCCATCCTCTTCAGGAGGTACGTAAGCTCGTCACGCCCCATGAGAAGGACCGGCGGCTTACACTTCCGAGCCAGCTCCCGCGCCGCATCCGTGAACTGCGCGTTCGTCACGACCATCGCCCGCGTGCACCCGTAGTACGAGGCTGCGGTGAACGCCTCCTGAACAGCCTTGTTGTTAACATCCCCGGTGTCGTAGTTCTTGGCCTGCACCGCGTACTTGACGCCCTTGTCCACCACGATGAGGTCGGCGCCGAAGTCGCCGGATCTACCGGTGTGGACGACTTCGCAACCCCGCGCTCGAAAAAAGCTATCGACATAGCGCTCGAACTCAGGACCGTTCAGGGAGTCGATCTCGGCTAACGTTTTTACAACGAATCGCCGCCTACGGTTTTGAATGACCAGGACAACCGTGATGGTGATCCACACGGGGACCCAGACCCACCAGAAGTTGTGGAACCACACGCCGACACCGAGCGCAACGACAACCGGCAACCAGTTGCTCTTGAGTGGGTTTCGACTGAAGAGAAGCTTAAACAGAATGATCAAAGGCAACATCGCGAAGGTGAGCAGCCCAACTAGAAACCCATAGTCCGACCTCCGCTCCGGTATCAGTATAATTTGTGACGACTCCCACTTGGCGAACTTATCCTCCGGTCCCTGCGGCCGCACGCTCCCCTTCCCTCGGCTAATTTTTCGATTACCCGAATGAGTGCTCATGAAAACATTCTGCCGCGACGAACTCGATGCTTTTCAGCGTCACGTGGTCGCCGTTTAGTAGCCATCGAGCCATTCTCGTTTGACCCAACCCCTTTTCCCAGGTTGGCCAGAAACCTCGATTTCGATCCACTCGTTGCCAGAGGCATCGCTCGATCTGTTTCCCGTCGGCTTCACCTGGGCGCCTTCCCAGATTCCGTTTTTTGTGCGCGCGGAGTCGGTAGGCGCCGACCGCAGGAAAACGCCCCTGCCGTCGTTGGTGTCGATTCTAACACCTCCTCCTAGTGGACCTTTCTCTACCTGCCCCGCGGCCGCCGATTTGCTTTTCGATGGTTCCTTCTTCTTGTCGTCATCACACAGATTCGCAATCAGGACGATGATGACAATCATCACAATCGTGCTGCCACATCCTGCTTCCATTGGAACGTGTAGTTTCGGCTTCGTGATGTTTGGGTCGTAGACTTTTTCCACATTGGAATAATCAATATCGTCGTCTGAACTCAATTTGGAAACCTCCCCGCCAAGATAACCGCCTCACCACCACCAACGCCTTCGTCGCGCCGTCCGGTCCTCCAACAAACTTCAACGCTGTGAAACAACCCTACCGCTATGCCGTCGCAGCCGCAAGCGCCTCTATCGCACCTCAATTCTCTTAGAGACGAAGCACGGCCGTCACCTCGCGCACTTGGAGGTGTGGAACATGGGCACGCTCCCGCCGTCGCTGACCCTGGAGAAGCTCCGCCACCCCCACGGCTCATTCCCGGGCAACCCGCTCCTGGCCGATCCGTTGTACCTCGCCGGGTATATCGAGCGGATGGGAACGGGTACCGGCGACATCATCGCGCGCGGTGCCGAGAATTGGGCCTCGCCGAGCCCGAGTTCGCGCTGACCGATGGGTTAGTGATCACGCTCCGCCGCAGACCGGAGCGCGCGTTCGAGGCGGTCGGGGGGGCGCAGGGGTAGTCGCGGGGGAAGTCGCAGGGGAAGTCGCAGGGGCCCACCCACCAGGGCGCGCGGTTCGGCTCCGATCCGGCGGACGTCACGATCTGCGCGTCGGGCTGGCCCCCGTCGAAGACCTCGGGCATCTGCACGATGTTGGCAAACAGTGATCAGGCGGTAGCGGCGGGGCGATCGGCGGGTGGTCTACGCTCCATCGGCCTGCTCGGTGGCGCGGCGTGCGAAGTAGTACCAGATCAGCGAGTCGAGAAGGCGGACGTTGGAGGCAGCACTGAAGGGTGCATCGCGGCACGCCGCACGGACCGCCGCGAACTGCTCGGCCGCTCCCCGGATGTCCTCCCGCATCAAGTACATCAGCTCGAAGATCTCGGTGCCGTAGTCGCCGTTCTTCTCCGCCGTCCACAGGCGATGGAACGCGGGCTCGTCGCTGATCGGCGCCGCGTACTTGTAGTAGCCGCAGATGAAGGAATCGATCACCGGCAGCAGCTGGGGCCGGAACGGATGCAGCAGCTTGGTGGCTCCCGCGATCCGCACGCGCGGGGTCCCCGCCACGATGCCGTAGAGCTTGATGAGCGGTGCCCTGATGGCGTTCAAGTCGGTTTCTTCCAGCGTCTGCTCAGCGGGAAGGCGGCGGAGGCATGACGTGATCGCCTTGCCGTGTGTCTGGATGAGATCATGGTACGCCTGCTTCGGACTCCGCATGCCAAGCTGATAGACGCGGTCGACGTCGGCGACGGGGTCGATGACGTTGGGGTCTTTCGGCGGATCGCCGTCGTAGCGGCCCCAGGGCCATTCGCCAAACTTCTCGATGAGCATGCGGTCCGCGTCTCGGAAGATCAGGCCGCTTCGCAACCGGATGTCGATGGTCACGTCCTCCCTCCAGTCGTAAAGGTGCCGCATCGAGGCGTGATCCTCGCCTGCCCCACCGCAGCCTTCAACACTGCGTATCGGCAAGGGACGGCCCCGAGGCGTGCCAGCCCGGCCAGCCCGATCGTCTTCTGTGTGCCGACGCGGTCGTCGAGCATGCGGGTGGGCAGCACGCGGAACTCCCACTGGTCCAGATCCAGGGGGTTGGCGCGCGCCTGCTCCCGCTCCGTGAAGAGGCAGAACACGTACACGTCCGCCGTGCGGCCGGGCGCGCCCGTCGCGTTCGTCCGGGCGTCCCAGGGGGCCTTGGCGGGGCCAATGTCGAAGCGGATCGCGGAGGGGCGCGGCTGCTGCCAGCTTTGCAGGTACGCCGCCGACTTGACCTCGATCGTCAGGCCGTCCGGCATCCGCAGGTCCACGGCATCCCACTCGCTGCGCACCCCGTCGTCGTCGATCCCGAGCGCCCGCGCGACGATGAACTCGGCGAGCACCCCGCGAAGTGCGTTGCTCAACAGGTCGGACGCGCTCCAGCGCCAGAAGTCCTGCAACCGGAACGGAAGCTCGGTGCCGTCCGAGGTGAACGGCTCGTTCCCGGTACAGCGCGGGTTCTTCATCCTGTGAGGGTACAACACCGCGACGGGCACTGCACCCGTGTGCACGTTCACGAACACGTCTTGGCTCGCTCGGGCAGATCCGGGTAGCGTCGGCACGACGACCGGGATGATCGTTCCACGGCGGGTGGGGTCCCGCAACGACACGGAGGTGGCGTATGACGCCCTGGCAGCTGTGGCTGCACTTGGATCTCGGGGACGAGGCGGTCCTCGGGGCGATCGGCGAGCATTCTTGCGCGAGCCTGAGCGAACTCATGCACCAGCTGTGCATGGCGGACGACCCCACCTTGATCGCTGCGCCGCTGCCGCCGCCGGTCCCGTGCGTGGTGGCCGTGGACGCGCCGGTTCTCGCCCGCGATCCGAGCCTCGCCCGCCTCGTCCCGGACGGCGCCGGGTGCCTGCTCGTGGCCCCGAGCGCTTGCTCCGACGACGAGATCGACGCCGCCCGCATCGCGCTCGACGCGCGCCCGCCCTGGACCGTGTTGTGCGATTCCGGGCTCGGCGGGGGGTTCGGGCGGAAGGCGCCGTACGACGAGGCGCTCGAAGCGATCTACGAATGCGCGGCGATCGTCCGGTTCGCCCTTTACGACGCCGAGGCGCTGGCGCGGGCAGGTGCGCGGTATCGGGACGCGCTGCTCCGCTGCCACTCCTTCTCCGGCGAGGACAACAGTACGAGCCTCACGCACTACACCCTCGAACGGGCGCTGCGCTGGTCGCCTCCGGGGCGCAATGCCCACTGGCGCCGCATCCACACCAAGAAAATCCTCCGGATCGACGGCCCCCTGCTCCCCGAGTTCCGGGCGTTGATCGACGCGCTGCCCAGGAGCCCCAGCGGACGGCGCTACGATGTCGAGGTGCTGTCCTACGAGGACCAGGAGCCGCTGACGAGCGGGAAAACGTGGTGGGCGGTGTATCGGTTTGATTGGCTGGTCCGGCGGGGATGATCCGCGGTCGGGGCGACTCCGTGAGAACGATTACACGCCGCGTAGTGCGTCGAGCGACGCGCGGGCCATGGGCGCCATCTTGAAGAACCCCTCCAGCGTCGCGCACGGGTACTGGTCGCAGCGCGCGCAGTTCTCGACGCCGAGCTTTCGCGCGCAGGCCCGGACCTCGCACTCGCCGCAGTGGGCGCACTTCTTCCCCTCGACGAGGCAGCCGTCGCACCACACATGCTCGACCTTCACGTCGGTGTGGTAGGCCTTGCTCCACTCGGCGGCGATCTTCTGTGCGGCGACCGGATCGTTGGCCTGCGTCGCGAGGAACCCCGGGCACTCCGTGCATACGAGTCCGCAGTACGCGATCATCTTCGTGCTCATCTTCTCCTCCATAGAAAAGGTTGGGTTGATGCCGTGTACCGTACAAATGTATGGTATATGGGTCAAGGGGAAAACGGAAGCGGCGTTCGCCCTTTCCGGATGAGCCACCGCTGACGCAGAATGGCGCCATGCACATCGGGATCGTCGCCTAGGCCGTATCGAACGTGTGGATGTCTTCGAGGTATACTGCGGCGAGGAGGGCGACGTGATCACCCGCGAGCAGCTCGTCCGCGCCTTCTGGGCCGCCCTCGATACGGCCGCCTTCGACACCGCCGCCGGGATGATGTCGCCGGACGCCGTCGTCACGTGGCCCTGCACGGGCGAGATCTTCCGGGGGCGCAACAACTTCATCGCCGTCCAGCGGCACTACCCCGGCCGCTGGCGGATCGCCGTCGAAAAGATCCTGATCGCGGACGAGTGCGTGGTCTCGGTCGTGAGGATCACCGCCGAGGCGGGCAACGGCCCGAGCTTCCACGCGACGTCGCTCTTCGAGTGCGACGCGGCCGGGAAGATCACCGCCATCATCGAGTACTGGGCCACCGACGAGGGGCCGCCCGAGTGGCGGCGGACTGGGGGTTGGGCCGA encodes:
- a CDS encoding restriction endonuclease; translation: MRPQGPEDKFAKWESSQIILIPERRSDYGFLVGLLTFAMLPLIILFKLLFSRNPLKSNWLPVVVALGVGVWFHNFWWVWVPVWITITVVLVIQNRRRRFVVKTLAEIDSLNGPEFERYVDSFFRARGCEVVHTGRSGDFGADLIVVDKGVKYAVQAKNYDTGDVNNKAVQEAFTAASYYGCTRAMVVTNAQFTDAARELARKCKPPVLLMGRDELTYLLKRMA
- a CDS encoding DUF6308 family protein, translated to MTIDIRLRSGLIFRDADRMLIEKFGEWPWGRYDGDPPKDPNVIDPVADVDRVYQLGMRSPKQAYHDLIQTHGKAITSCLRRLPAEQTLEETDLNAIRAPLIKLYGIVAGTPRVRIAGATKLLHPFRPQLLPVIDSFICGYYKYAAPISDEPAFHRLWTAEKNGDYGTEIFELMYLMREDIRGAAEQFAAVRAACRDAPFSAASNVRLLDSLIWYYFARRATEQADGA
- a CDS encoding DUF3795 domain-containing protein; this translates as MSTKMIAYCGLVCTECPGFLATQANDPVAAQKIAAEWSKAYHTDVKVEHVWCDGCLVEGKKCAHCGECEVRACARKLGVENCARCDQYPCATLEGFFKMAPMARASLDALRGV
- a CDS encoding nuclear transport factor 2 family protein; this translates as MDVFEVYCGEEGDVITREQLVRAFWAALDTAAFDTAAGMMSPDAVVTWPCTGEIFRGRNNFIAVQRHYPGRWRIAVEKILIADECVVSVVRITAEAGNGPSFHATSLFECDAAGKITAIIEYWATDEGPPEWRRTGGWAERS